GGTACCGCACCTCCGTTGAGGGCAAGCAGGAGCACTTCTTCTCCACCATCCTGGAAGACGCCACCATCATCAACATCGACTGCACCATGCCGCACTGCCAGGACGCGGCCAAGACCGAGTTCACCCAGTTGGTCGAAGTGTCCCTGGCCTACCGCAAGGTGACCTGGGAGCACGGCATCGCCGGCACCTCCGGTTCCGACGACTGGCGTTCCCCGGTCGAGGCCTAAGGCCTCGTCCCCATCCGGAGGCCGGCGCCTCCGGGTGATTCGGTTTGCCGTCCGGCCACAATCACTTACACAGCGGGGTGGCCGGATCGGTTAGACTCGATCCGACCGGGACGGATACCCGGGCATCAATCACGGTTTTCGAGAATCACGGGACAAGCCTGCATCCGCACCACGCAGAAGAACGGCTTGTCTCGTGGTTTTCCTGCGACGCTCAAGGATGAGATCCCATGCCCCAAGCCACCGGCCTGCAGTTCACGGCCCGCCTCGGCAGCCTGCCGGACGACACCTTCGCGGTGGTCGAGTTCGAGCTGACCGAGCGCCTGTCCCAGCCCTTTGTCCTGACCCTGAAGCTGGCCAGCTCGTTTGCCGACATCGAGGCCGTAGACGTGCTGGACCAGGCCGCCGACCTGGTGATCTGGCAGGACGGCGAGGCCCAGCGCGGGGTACAGGGCGTGGTCAGCGCCTTCCGCCGCGGCGCCAGCGGCCACCGCCGCACCCGCTACGAGGTGAAGATCGAACCCGCGCTGTGGCGCCTGGGGCTGATGCACAACAGCCGCATCTTCCAGCAGCAGGCCCCGGATACTATGCTCGGCACCCTGCTGGACGAACGCGGCCTGGTGGACAAGACCTTCAACCTGCAGCGCCGCCCCGCCGAGCGGGAGTACTGCGTGCAGCACCGCGAGAGCGACCTGGCCTTCCTCCAGCGCCTGGCCGCCGAAGAAGGCTGGCACTACCGCTTCGACGCCGCCACCGCCGGCCAGCCCATCGTCATCGCCGACCACCACCGGGACGCCCCGGAGCTGC
This DNA window, taken from Marinobacter bohaiensis, encodes the following:
- the tssD gene encoding type VI secretion system tube protein TssD translates to YRTSVEGKQEHFFSTILEDATIINIDCTMPHCQDAAKTEFTQLVEVSLAYRKVTWEHGIAGTSGSDDWRSPVEA